The genomic segment ATAGAGTACTCTTTTCAACTTCCAAAGCAAAATGTGTTTTGATATTTCATAATTCAGAGCAGGAAAATATCACTCGGTGAAATGtgaatgaataataaaattaattcaactgATTTCAAATCCTAGAACGTGTCAGGGAAACCAGATCCGATATCTTGGGTTGCTGGATCTGGTTTAAGGTAAGATCCATTTACAGAATAAACAGGTTTAGATTGGCCATTGAGACAATGATTTCAACACTCATATATTGATGCCATGCACATTAATCCCAAAGAAAATAAGTAAACAACCCATTTTGAGAATTCATCCATAGTTACATGTAAAGCAGCTGTCACACTACACCTCAAACAATCACAAGTCAAGATACCATAGATCTAACTTAACTCATcaattataaaaaagtaaaaggAACCCTGCCCCAATTATTGTTTATACCAACAAATGGGACCAATAATAGTTTTAAGCTAAGAAAAGGGACAACTACTTTGCCATAGCTAAGATAAGTAAATCAAACAAAGATTACTTGCCTGAAGAGCTCGGCGTAGAGGACGAACACCACCTTTGGCTGCATGTGCTCCTAGCCAAGGCGTGCGCCGCCAAGCCACATTGCCATCACTACCTGCTATAACCTTGTGACCACCCACAACCAATTCTATTAGCCATTTATTAGGTACCATTTGCCACATAACAAAACAGCCTTTTTGCGCAACTCCGGCAGCTCCAGCCACCGAGCCTACTGTGGCACCCAGCTCATCTACCATTGCCATTGTTACTTTCCCGGTCACAAAAATGTTCTTCACTGTTCCTTCCGATTTCCGGCATCCTGTTGCTGCTGTAAAATGTTGTATAATGTATTGAGCTGAAGATGATACCTGTTATGGACAAAAGTTTTGATTCTTAATTAAAGATGATTATTTTGAGTTGAATCTGAAATTTCCTTCAATAATTTCAATTTCAAGTTATACATGAGCAAAATTAGACACACTTATCAGTACTGcattgtttttcattttctttgaccCTACAAATTTgggaatctctttttttttcattacatcttcaaacaaaatataCTTGAAACCTAACAAGTCAAGGGGGTCCATTCATAAAAAGAAAGCAATTAATTAGAGGATGCCAAAGGCAATTTGGATGCTGTTACAATGATTCCTCGCAAAAACATCCTCGAAATGATAATTGAAAGGATCAAGATCCAACATTTTATATAAGTAATTCCATGTTGAATGTGTTCActttgaggaaaagaaaaagcaaatgaataaaatatttgaaagactttctgattaattaaaaaaaatcacctaGCTTTTTACACAAACTCAAGttgatattaaaaaataaaaataaaggaccCACAAAAGAAATgttacttttttttccttttggatgCTTTCATGGTGGGAAGCCAGTGGGCACTTTGAGGCCACCATATCAGTGGAGAGGCACTATAGAAACCAACCCAACCTTGTTCTCTTTGCCAGTAACACTTTACCACAAAGGCACAAACACAAAGCCATTGGTTACTTTTCATAGATTCCAAATTAAAGAGTAAACAAATACTCGTTTACAACACATGGTttttaaagaagagagaaaaaggaGGCAGAAAAACAAGCTCCAATGAGACTAGAACCTTAAAACATGAATCCAATATCAAGTGATCCAAATGCCAATAAAATTCATGCATTCAAGCAAAatgttaaaaaggaaaagaagcaGGGTGTTAGTTTACCTCATTGATGGGTGGTTCGGAAAGGGCGGAAACAGGGAAAAGAGGGCAACCCAAAACGCTTAAGAGGATTTTAAGGTCAGACTTCTTGTTAAAGACAAGGGAGAGATGAGTTTTGAGCCAGTTTTTCCATGACAGGCCTTTCTTCGAGCAGTTTGCAGAGTCGTCTTCGCTTATTGGCTCTTCTGATAAGGGGGCCAAACGACTCATCTGCCTGCGTTTTGTGTCAGTTTCCAGACAAGGAGAGAGataggagaagaagaagaagaagaaagtgaagtAATGAAATTAAGAAGGCAGGCAGaggaaagaaaatgagagaaacgGTACTTAAAAGGAAGTTGCTTTTCGTTTATCAACTTTGTGTACACGCTGTTTCAGTGCGTGCAGTTCAGCTTTCTCTTTCCTTCTCTTTTATTCTGTCTCTTTAATTTTCATTCGATCTCAACTAAACCATTTTAAATTCGCTATCACCATTCACGACTCAAATAACTCTTTATCTTATAAAATAGATTCTATTATGTTGAGGGTGTtattcttgttttattttatatactaaattttcaattttcaatctaaacctttatcattttaatatttatatattatttttattattcttttataaatatatttattatataattctaTTTTTGCCGATTGAGTCTTACTTTGATTGGTATCGACTATCGATGTTATTGTCAAAGAATGAAGAAGTGGGTTTAAATATATTGAAGCAcatttatcctcttatttatgagcgaaaaaaaattatgcttaattctgaacattatatcaataaaatataacaagCATATCATAATTTAGTATGCAgttattttgtataaaaattaaaaattatctatagaaaaatatttaattaaactttagtggactttaatatataattatttagtaAATGAGTCAAGGACGTTctcctttaatattatttttagttattaatttagttcttatatatatgattttggtgcATATCTCTAAAGAGTTTATTTAATAATAGCTCTTGTTTTTCTTGCATGAAATTTCATGTATTATCGTGTCATTAGTAAAGAGATATTTTTTAATCAGATATGATCATGACTTtattaaaaataagattttatataaatatttaaaattttaaaatttttaacataaattaaaacacaaaaaaatataaataaaagcatGTATTATGGGATCTAGTATTAACATGCAAACAAAAAATATACGCAGTGAAATAACCAAaccacatttttttttttggattttgaaattaaaataactttgAGAAGATCGTGATATATACAGGTGAAAGCTTAAGTTAATGACGTGGTTCCACTCCAAGGtgtattatttttcaaatataataattttttctttaatattataCGTTAAAACCTATAAAAACAATTAGCAGGTATTGAAATTAATAGGATAATATGACTGGATTAGCCAAGTTCAaaagttattgattatcattttCAACAATATTTCTCTGAATCAATGATAATTGGAAGACTTGTAATTAGGTCATCATACATTGGGTTAATACTTGATTCCTCACCTACTGAACAAGTTGTAAAGGGTAGCAGATCTTgctttattttcctatttattaattaCCACCCCCtgcaaaataaaactaaatatttttatttttatgttaattttaaagtCAAGAAAACCaacaatcttttaaaaaattcaaaattttaaatcctgaattttttttaatattgaaatttctagttatagcttttaaattttttaagaaaattttaattaaaatctcttgaattttctaaaaattcttattaatctctcgaaatatttaaaaattttaattaaattctcaatttttattaaaaaaatctccGTTATTGCCTTTTTACCAACAAACTTCATTAATTAATCATACTGTTAAGCTGAGACGTAATATGGTAAACatataaatccataaataaaaaagtttaaagtattcttttattgaaagaattattCGTctaatttgggtaaaaataaagaaagaaagaaaaacaagacaAGAGAAGGGGAGAGTGGCGCGTGGAGGAGAGTAGAATGTAGGTGTTGGGTTGGGTGTAGAAAAGGAGGAGCTTTTAAGGGAGGCAAGGCAGGTGACGTGTCCACATCTTTTCTCATTAGCAGTTAAGGCTTTTCTTCTCTTCTGGTAGTTTTGCTTCTCTCTCCTTGCATTAATtgacttttcattttagtttgaAATTTCTGGCgcaagttttaaattatttttgcctATTTTTCTAACAATTAACTCACTTTTCCtttctaaaatattaatttttatacatcactatcaaaatataaaatccaTTGAGTTTTCtataaatcaaattattttttgtaaactCACAATTCAGTATATTAACAATGTTGATAATTTCATAATTGATGTGTAATATCAACTTACATAAAagacaataaaaatattaataaactccCCATGAATTATAccataaattgtattttaacccCTCCATAGAAAAAATAGGTAAACTATTCTATGCACGTTAGATGAATAAGCAAAATAGccgttaaatttggtatttatatataaggtagaataataaatttaatcttttatatttacatatttattcaatttgacccctgtttttttattggaagtaaattagaaattttttaaactaataaatGTAATGGTAAAGAAGGCCTtgataacaaattttaaaaaaaatcaattaagcccttttaaaattttaaaattattaaaaaaaccataaaattataaacaaaattcataaaaaaagcttcaaaaattaaaacataacaatATCGATCTATTAAAAAATAGgagtcaattttttaaaatcttataaccattagattttaatgggtcaatattgttatttttaataaaaaaatttaaaattgtacgAACTttcttttataacttttatttataattttttatattttttaataaattttaaattttgaaagggtttaattgattttttttaatttgttaccaAGTTTTTTTATCCTTTAGccttattagtttaaaattttttaatttgtttccaATAAAAGAGTAAGgatctattttattatatataaacatcaaattttaataagagGGACTATTTTGCCCATTCATCTCATGTGCATAAACTAATTTACCCAATTTTTCAGTGGAAGGGCTAAAATACAATATATGATATAGTAAGGGGGTTTATGATACTTTTGTTTCCCACAAAAGATAGATAAGGATTACTACATTTAATGAAAaaaccatttcatataactaAGTTCCCCAGTTTGTTTCAGTTGTACACCAACTTTTAGtaactaaaaatagaaaaatcagttGATGGTTGGTTTGGGAAAATTTAATGTGTTTCTTTGTTCAAATCAAGACTTTGTTATAACTATTGTGTACCAATGGATCTTCATCCAAATAAACCataaataagttttaaaatacaaaatattttttttaacattaatctcataTAACCCCTCCCTCGCCCTTAAATAGGAGGACAATTAATGTGTTTCAACGTACTCGAACTCACATCATCCTGCACCGACAATAATGCCTATGTCaatcaaactaagactcaatcaataaatattttttatgcttattcttttatttttaacattgaaTAAATACCCTTGGAATATAACTTCTATTTGTATTAATTTGTACTATTTAGACGGAGACtatgtttgataaattgaaaaaagaaataagtGCTAAAAAATTAAAGGTTGAATTTAAGCtgtaaaatatatttgatattttatctaaaattaaatattgaatgtaattaaattgtttgataaaagataatataatctcaaataaaatgaaataaaatcattaagtttattttttattaagtgaTAAATATGTCCCTATCTActcatattttttactttttagaaaaatataattatgtaaTAATTTTCATTATGgatcaaacatatttaaaaagaaattttcttaCACTTTATCAATAGAGCAAGAGATTTGATAATtggaaaaaaatcaaaagtttaaatatttgtttcttaagaaaattatatataggaaacaatttcataaatttcatacacataaacataaagtAGGCAATCTAATAAGTAAATTGAAAAGCTAAGTTTTGAATGAGTATCTTAGCCTTGTCTTTTTCCCAATGCAAATAtagttttcattcaattttaagcTTGGTTTGATAaggaattagaaaaaaataaattaattcaaagttattaattttaatgattttttttatattttgattttttatacaattttatgtATGTTTGATAATTTATAATAGAAacacttttatataatttttctaagaaaaattttgaaatttgataagTAAGAGCTACTTAttccttataaaaaatattttcaatttaaaattcaattaatttctttgcattttatttgttttaatattatattattttataaagatttcaggtttaaaatttaacattgattaaaataaggtaaaatgtttaaattttaagaataaaatataaaataaaattttctcctgacttaaaatttatatttatttattatgtacttaattttaagtaatatatggAACAtaatttttgagttaaattttgtacttaaattttcaatatttattttttaaacacttacttttcataatttttaaatttatcaaatagcatcatatttattaaataataatctaaatTAGAATAAgcatctatattattatttaagcccTTGAGTTGGTGTCACCCATCAATCACTCAGTTGAGAAATTATCAAAAGCTCATCCTTTATACAAAATGACAAATATAACTTTGAGGGTGTTTttgtctttttcaatttttaataaaatctaaaaaaaatagtatACTTAAGATTTGAACCTAAGATACCATAAACTTTAATatctcaattttatcattttagccaAAGCCTAGTTGTTttatatatcaatttttataattgttaCCTAATTCTTTCACTGAATTTGTGAGTGTGTTATAATCTAGTAAATGTAAAGCACGAATAATCCTCTAGTATAAAATTAGATTTGCAAAatgaataaatgttatttttattttaaaatttatatcttaCAAAGCACAACTAATCCTAAATTTTTAAAGAGTGTAGATGGtgtgtaaagttttttttttttaaagtatacaagtataatataatactataagttgtaacaccccttattcgACCCGATTGTTGAGTTCAAGCAACAAGATGTTAAATTTGTTGTCAGAGCAATTACTGATAATTTCACAGTAAAATCATCATTTCACATGATCAATCATGAAATATACAATAATACATCATGATCAATCATGAAATATACAATAATACATCATtgaataacatgaacattctttttcAGGTCTTATACGAGCATACGAATGTTTTAAAGTCAACCTGAGATTAAATTGGGACCTTTttgtaacatttttaaaattctagaACAAGTTCACCGTAAATAAATCATTCAAGTATTCAATCATGTCATAAACATCTAGATATTATGATATACAATCAAATTCGAACCTTAATCAAGCTTACGAGAGCTTTTTTCATGACCTGAGCACGAATCATGACCAAATTGTAAGGTTTTGAAAGTTTGGACTTGACGTTGTGACATCATTATCTCCATGTCATGACATCACCAAATAGTTTGTCACATCACAATGTCGGACCACACGGTGTTGCGACATCGCAAACTATTGATCGATGTTGTGACGAGGGATATTCCACGTCACTAAAATCCTAtttttgttgtaaaatttggccaTTTAATACCTATTTTGTGTCAAACCAAATCAATAGCTCATTTGGTGCATAAAATGCACACTTGAACCTACACAAAAacaatccaaaacatatatcaaGACATCCATTTAACCATTCCTAATACTAACTAAACCAAAAGATCACATTTGACACCAAACTTATCCATGTCACCTATTCATACATAATCTATACTAATATGCTTTTGAATCATTCAACATCATACCAATCATTCATGTAACTCTTTTCAACTTAACTGATCTAACATTTTCACTAATagacatcaaaacatatcaatacaaCTAGTATCAATTCAACCTATTTAACCATTTCTTATATCCATTTCAAGTCATCATTCATTCATACCATTCCATGTTCAATAACCCTTACAAATGCCATTCAAATATCACAACATTTTACTACTAACATTGTCATTCATATACTCCAACTATAGCTTAACACATTACCAACATATTCACTTATAGACACAACAAGTAACCATTCAAACTCAAACATCATTTAAGGTTCAAAATTACCATCTTTCAAggtaaacacacacacacacacatatatatatatatataaacaaaccTATATACATGTCATAATAATACAACTGAGCCTAGATTTCAAaggtcaaaattaaaaaaaaattaccaatttCTAAAACTAATGTAGACCAATTTATAAAACTAATGTAGaccaatattttataaaattgataaattgaaaaattaactaCTAAAAAATAAGTGTTGAAAAAATAAGTactaaaaaattaagtatttaatttaatttataaaatttatttaatatattacttaatataaaatattattataattagattgtttgataaaagaaaatataatcttaaatgaaatagaataaaataaaagcaattaGATTAATTCTCTATTTAAGTGATAGGTAGGTCCCTGTTTACTCATTATTTCCcacatttttttatgaaaaacaaTCTATCTAGTATATTTCATTTCGGGTTATTAAACATGtctaaaaaaattaagttgtgcttaaaaaaaattattgaaaatattaattctaGGTTAATCGAATTTTTTAACTGTATATCAGACAAGGAATAAGTTCATAGATTaactaggggtgtgcaaaattcgggtaaaactgaaaaaattcggttaaccgaccgaattcagtttatcggtcggttaaccaaattttttcagtcgggggtcggttaattattttttgatttttaggttaacggttaattcggttcgaaaccggtcggttaactgaatttgttcggtttaaccga from the Gossypium hirsutum isolate 1008001.06 chromosome D09, Gossypium_hirsutum_v2.1, whole genome shotgun sequence genome contains:
- the LOC107891234 gene encoding uncharacterized protein isoform X1 encodes the protein MSRLAPLSEEPISEDDSANCSKKGLSWKNWLKTHLSLVFNKKSDLKILLSVLGCPLFPVSALSEPPINEVSSSAQYIIQHFTAATGCRKSEGTVKNIFVTGKVTMAMVDELGATVGSVAGAAGVAQKGCFVMWQMVPNKWLIELVVGGHKVIAGSDGNVAWRRTPWLGAHAAKGGVRPLRRALQGLDPMAISAVFSSAQYMGEKRISSTDCFVLKLSADQVDLADRSDSTAEMIKHVIFGYFSQRSGLLVFIEDSYLTRIQSPGTYPTYWETTMATKIEDYRLVEGVMVAHSGQSNVIITRFGDNLKAGLSVTRMEETWTIDDVAFNVPGLSLDCFIPPKEVQKDFPDENLDWRSPLHR